In Mesorhizobium sp. M9A.F.Ca.ET.002.03.1.2, the DNA window AAGAAGCATCGAGCCAATCGCTGCACTCACCATCCACAGCACGTTACCATCCCTCGCGATTACAAGCGGAGGCAACGACCCGCTGTCACGCACCGCTTCGGCAGCACTTCGCTTCGAGTCCGGTCCGGATTCACTGCCGTCGAGCACCGGCTACACAGGCTCGCTGCTGGCAGGCGGGCTGCTGATAGATGCGCTCTGCGGTGAAGACAGCTTCAATTGGAACGACATTCCTCTGATAGCAAGCGAGGTCTTGGAAACCTCTGCGAAAAAGATGGCACGCATTGGAGAAATGTTTCATGACCAGCGGGCGATCGATTGCGTTGGCGCGATATCGGCTTTGGGTACGGCGGGCGAGGCTTGTTTGCTCATTCGCGAGGCTGCGAGGGTGCCCACCGGCGTCGCAGACACGCTGCACTACTTGCACGGCCCGATGGAATCGATGGATCAGGCAACCGGGATTTTGATATTTGGTGACGGCCGCGAAGTGCGATTGGCGCAGGAATTGGCTGAAATCGGCTGTGCAGTTCTTCTGGTAACCGCAAGCGAGTCGCCTCAGGACGCCAAAAACCTAGCAGTTGTGAAGGTGCCATCTTTGCAGAACCGTGTGGGACGATCAATCGTGGACATCCTGCCCGCTCAGCTGCTAGCCGCAGAACTGTCCGACGCGGCCGGACTTACTGATGCCCAGTTTCGTTATAGCCAAAATGACACAAAGGTGACGTGAATGAATCGGAGCCTCGGGTCTGAGCACGCGCGTCACGAGATGACACGTTCCGGGCATCCTTCTTGGCCCTGATCAAGACAGCAATGGCGAGCCAGTGGCAGTGATCCCGCTGTCTCGAGGCCGTTGACGGGCAAGAATGCGTCGTGCTTCGCCTGCCGATTGAATGCTACGCAGCATTCTGTTTCCAAAGGAGTATGAAACTTGGAAAGGTAACCCTACAATAAAACTATACACCTCGGAATTGTCTCGGCACTTCATCACGTCGACGGCCGCGAATAGCTCACCACGGGGAACACTGCATCGTGACGCCCTCTGCTTACTGAAGCTCGCTTTAGCATTGCTGACAGCAGCTTGGGGACCCATTCAGGGCGAGAATAAATAACTCCAGGACTAACGGACGATGGCATCTTCCCGGCCTAAAGTGTCTTCGGCGCTCATTACACCCGCGATCGGGTTCCTATGTCTCGCGACGCTCGTCCCGATTGCAGCTGTCGTTGCCCTCTCGTTCGGGGACTTCAACATAGCCTTCCCGGAAAAGACGCGCTTTATCGGGCTTTACAATTACGCGCGGTTCTTGTCCGACGGTCGGTTTATCAACGCCGCGCTGGTTACGTTCATTTTGGTCGTCGTCCCCGTCGTCCTCCAATTACTGTGTGGATTAGCGTTGGCAATAGCGCTTAAGGAAAAGCTCGTTGGCACACGGTGGATGCGAGCAGCTTTCCTGCTTCCGTCCGTAGTTCCGCCAGCGGTAGGCGGAATTGTGTGGAAGCTGTTCCTCATTCCTGGTGTCGGCGGCTTGTCTTATCTCGCAAGCTTGTTCGGTCACAATTTCGAAGCTGACTTACTTGGAAGCAAAACGTCAGCGCTGATCTCGGTGATCATCGTATCGATTTGGTTTGGCGTTCCCATCGTTGCTTTGCTGCTTCTCTCGTCTTTGGACTCGATCCCAGACGAGATTTATGAGGCGGCAAACCTCGACGGAGCAAGTTGGGCCCAGGCGCAATGGCATATTTCCATACCGCTTGTCTTACCTGCGATGGGAGCCGTCGCCGTGTTTCAAGCTTTAGAGGTCCTTGGGATTTTCCCCGTGATCTTCGTGTTGACAGGTGGCGGGCCGGCTGGGGCGACTGAACCCCTAAACTTCTACGCTTTTCTGACCGCATTTACATATCTCGATCTAGATTATTCCGCCGCAATTCTCGTGGCATTCACAACAACGATCGTCGGCGTGTGTTTTTGGTCTATTCGCCAAATCTCGGCCACTCGCGTTGGGAGGTAAACCCATGCATCGATACTTTGGACGTCACATCTCCGAATATCATCCACTCGCCAAATCTCGGCCCCTCGCGTTGGGAGGTGAGCCCATGCGTCGGGACCTCGGACGTCGCATCTACGGATACCTTGTCTCCGCTGCCTTTGCGCTATTCCTGTTCTCGCCGATATTGTGGACCCTATCGACATCTCTCAAGCAGCCGACCGAGATGTTTCAATGGCCGCCCGTGATCGTGGGGGAGCCATCCGCTCAGCACTATACCGCGATAATCGCTGACAAGGACTTCTCTTCCGCGCTCATCAATTCAATTGTGGTCTCATGCAGCACCATCATATTGACCATGGCGCTTTCGATCCCGGCAGCCTTTGGCATCTCTCATTTGCAGAAAACTGCGATGCGAAGGCTATTGACGCTGGTGTTGGCACTCCGGGCGGCGCCAGCGATGATCTACATCATCCCCTACTTTCTCTTTTTTCGCCAAGTACACCTCGTCGACACGAAGATTGCGCTGATCATCGTCAACACAATGTTCGCGGTTCCGCTTGCGATATGGTATTTGTCGGCGTTTTTTGACCAAGTGCCGCGTGAAATTGAAGAAGCCGCGATGATAGACGGCGCGTCAACGCTGCAGACGATGACGCTCATCTCGATACCCATCGCCAAATCTGGTATCATGGCAACAGCAATACTGATATTTATTGGTTCGTGGAATGAGTTTCTTTTCGCGCTGACATTGACACGCGATGACGCAAAAACCGCAGCCGTCGCAATACTGAATTTCATGCCATTTGAGGGGACCGATTGGGGCAAGGCGGCAGCCGCATGCGTGCTTATGCTGGTCCCGATCGTGGTTTTCGTGCCGTTCGTAAAGAAATACGTCGCCGGCCCAACAACGACCGGTTCCGTGAAAGGGTAAAACACTAGCTCAAGGAGAAAATCAATGAGGTATCTTGGAATTCTTGCCGTTGCGTTCGGTGTTGCCGTCGGCGGGGGAGCGACGGCTCAACAGCGCTATGACGGCGCGAAAATAAAGATCCTATCGACAAACTCGGCATACGATTTGGAGCTCAAAAAATTCGCGCACGAATTCACAGAGAAGACTGGCGCTGAAGTGCAGTTTGATCTCTTCGGTTATGCGCCGACCGTTCAAAAAGTGTCGGTCGAGCTCCTAACGCGTTCAGATAGTTACGACGTGGTATACTTAGGGAGCGAGGAGTTCGGGCGATACGCATCTGGCGATATCCTGGAGCCGCTCGATAATTACATAGACATGAAGAGTGCGGACGTACAGGATTTCATCGATCCCGTGCTGCGCCTCTACAATAAGGACGGCAAACAGCTGGCATTTCCGCATTTCGCGGCGACACAGCTCCTGTATTATCGTGCCGACTTGTTCGAGAAAGCCGGAATCAAACAGCCACCGCAAACGTGGGAAGAGTTCCGTAATGATTGTGATCTGCTGAGAAAGGCAGACATTCAGTGCACGGCGCTACGGGGTCAACCGGATACTGGCGAGAATATATGGTTTTGGGGCCAGGTTCTTTATGGTTTTGGCGGTAAATATTTTGCGGACGAACCAGCGGATCTGACGCCCACGGTAAATTCGCCCGCTGCGGTGGAGGCGCTGAAATGGTACACGGATGTGATGACCAATTTCACTGTGCCTGGGAGCATCTCAGCAACCTTCGATGATGTTGTCATCGCGATGCAGCAGGGCCGCATTGCTATGACTGTCGAAGGCGCTCCCACCGCAGGTCGCATTCTCGATCCCAAGCTGTCGAAGGTCGTCGGCAAGCTTGGGTTTGCTTTGCCCCCTGGCGGCGTAAGTGGGAGGTTCCCGCCCTTTGCGGGACAGGCGTATGTCATTCCAGCTGCATCAGAAAACAAGGCAGCTGCAGCGGCCTTCCTTCAATGGGCGACGAGTAAAGATCTCATGAAGCGGATTTCGCTCGACAGCACCTTTGTCGCCATCACCAGGACATCGCTGTGGGACGATCCGGAAATCCGTGCGAAACATGATTATGATTATGGCCATGGATCGTTTGCGGCAACGTATGCAGAAACGCTTCGCGGGGCGCCCGAGTGGTATTATCCTCGCATTCCAGAATTCAAGGAGATCGGCGATCGCCTTGGCCGTGCCCTGCAAGAAGCGGTTGTCAGGAGCAAGAGCCCAGAGGCTGCCTTGGACGATGCTCAAGGTGATGCGGTCGAAATCGTGAAGCGCGCTGGATACCTGAAATAGCCGTTACACGTCGCCACCGGCGCGGTTTTGCGCGCCGGTGCGCGCGCGAACTGAACCTTCATAGCGCGTGGGATGAGAGTTGAGGAACTTTAGTATAGTCTGGATTTGCAGCGATCAGCAGCGTTGGGACACCTTGCAGTGCCTAGGGTTCAAAGGCACGCAGACTCCCAATATTGACCGCCTGGCGGCGAGGGGCACGGCATTCGCCCGTGCGTATTGTCAGAGCCCTATCTGCACGCCGAGCCGAACGAGCTTTCTGACAGGCTTGTATCCGATCGCACACCAAGTGCATCAGAACGGCGCCGGCACATTTCCTTCGCATCTCGTTTTGCTCCCAAAACTGATGGCGAACGCCGGATACTATACAGGGCACATAGGAAAGCTGCACCTGTCTGCCACACGTGGCATGATAGAAAAGCGCCCCGATGATGGATTTGCCGAGTTCTACTGGAGCCCTGAGCCATTTCCGGAGTGGTCAGGCAACCACGACTATCATGCGTGGATGTGGTCAAAAGGGATCAATCCCGAAGCCTACTTCAAACCCTATCTTGACCAACACTATGGTCCGGGACCAGCCGCAGAATATCGGCAGGCGCGTTGGGCAGGCGATCGGGCTGAGCGCTTCATCAAGATGCATTCTGATCGTAGTTGGTATTTAGGCGTTAACATCGACGCGCCTCATCCGCCCCTCAATCCCCCGCCAGACTACCTCAGGCGGTTCAATCCAAATGATATGCCTGATCCTGCGTTCAAGCCGATTGATCTCGAGCACCAGAAGAAATTTGAACGAGTCGATCAGCAAGCGAAATTCGCGGTGGATCCTTGGCACGCAGCAACAGACGCGGGTGAGGCGCACAACGACGAATTGGCAGGACCTACGCATGAAGCGCCACCAACGAAGTTCAATATTTGGGAGATGAGAGCGGCCTATCACGCCGAGGTGGCACAGGTGGACGATCTGGTCGGCCGGATACTAGACACTTTGACGGAAACCGGCCAGCTGGATCGCACGATCATCGTCTTCATGAGCGATCATGGTGATATGATGGGCGACCACGGCCTGCTCTACAAAGGCTGCCGGTTCTATGAGGGTGTGGTGCATGTCCCACTTGTGATTTCCGTGCCTGGCAGCCCAGCCCAAGGATCGGTGTCGAATGCACTTGTCGAGCTGGTCGATATTGCGCCCACATTGCTCTCGTTATCGGGGCTTGAGGTCCCAAAGGCCATGCAGGGGCTGTCACTCGACCAGATGCTGCTTGGGAACACTTCACTGGATTGCCATAAGCCATACGTTGTCAGTGAGTATCACAACTCCCTCAGGTTCCGCGGCAGCCGAGGGTCTCGCGCATCGATGTACTATGATGGACGTCACAAACTAAATGTATATCACGATGTTGGAATAGGAGAGCTGTTCGATCATAAAGAGGACCCCAATGAGCATTATGACCTATGGGATAGCCACCATCACAGGGGATTGAAATACGACCTATTAGGCCGCAGCTTTTCCGCAATGATGCTTAGAAGTGGATCCGGCCCGGAGAGAATTGAGGACTATTGACCTTGGCGGACCGACGCCAGGATGGTCACGAGCGAGGCATTGTTCTCGCGACCTTGGGGCCGCCCTCGGTCGATTGTCCAGAAATTGATCGATAATTTATGGTATCTCGCTGCTCTTTCCTTCATTCATAAG includes these proteins:
- a CDS encoding glucosamine--fructose-6-phosphate aminotransferase — protein: MIYRSTIARQPNQFRHTLEVVGTQLRDLDLAPFEKGTVVVTGIGASYEAAGVVAGELQRRGRRANTWRAVDLMEPGDPGDAIIVFSVGGRSIEPIAALTIHSTLPSLAITSGGNDPLSRTASAALRFESGPDSLPSSTGYTGSLLAGGLLIDALCGEDSFNWNDIPLIASEVLETSAKKMARIGEMFHDQRAIDCVGAISALGTAGEACLLIREAARVPTGVADTLHYLHGPMESMDQATGILIFGDGREVRLAQELAEIGCAVLLVTASESPQDAKNLAVVKVPSLQNRVGRSIVDILPAQLLAAELSDAAGLTDAQFRYSQNDTKVT
- a CDS encoding sugar ABC transporter permease, which encodes MASSRPKVSSALITPAIGFLCLATLVPIAAVVALSFGDFNIAFPEKTRFIGLYNYARFLSDGRFINAALVTFILVVVPVVLQLLCGLALAIALKEKLVGTRWMRAAFLLPSVVPPAVGGIVWKLFLIPGVGGLSYLASLFGHNFEADLLGSKTSALISVIIVSIWFGVPIVALLLLSSLDSIPDEIYEAANLDGASWAQAQWHISIPLVLPAMGAVAVFQALEVLGIFPVIFVLTGGGPAGATEPLNFYAFLTAFTYLDLDYSAAILVAFTTTIVGVCFWSIRQISATRVGR
- a CDS encoding carbohydrate ABC transporter permease; its protein translation is MRRDLGRRIYGYLVSAAFALFLFSPILWTLSTSLKQPTEMFQWPPVIVGEPSAQHYTAIIADKDFSSALINSIVVSCSTIILTMALSIPAAFGISHLQKTAMRRLLTLVLALRAAPAMIYIIPYFLFFRQVHLVDTKIALIIVNTMFAVPLAIWYLSAFFDQVPREIEEAAMIDGASTLQTMTLISIPIAKSGIMATAILIFIGSWNEFLFALTLTRDDAKTAAVAILNFMPFEGTDWGKAAAACVLMLVPIVVFVPFVKKYVAGPTTTGSVKG
- a CDS encoding sugar ABC transporter substrate-binding protein, which gives rise to MRYLGILAVAFGVAVGGGATAQQRYDGAKIKILSTNSAYDLELKKFAHEFTEKTGAEVQFDLFGYAPTVQKVSVELLTRSDSYDVVYLGSEEFGRYASGDILEPLDNYIDMKSADVQDFIDPVLRLYNKDGKQLAFPHFAATQLLYYRADLFEKAGIKQPPQTWEEFRNDCDLLRKADIQCTALRGQPDTGENIWFWGQVLYGFGGKYFADEPADLTPTVNSPAAVEALKWYTDVMTNFTVPGSISATFDDVVIAMQQGRIAMTVEGAPTAGRILDPKLSKVVGKLGFALPPGGVSGRFPPFAGQAYVIPAASENKAAAAAFLQWATSKDLMKRISLDSTFVAITRTSLWDDPEIRAKHDYDYGHGSFAATYAETLRGAPEWYYPRIPEFKEIGDRLGRALQEAVVRSKSPEAALDDAQGDAVEIVKRAGYLK
- a CDS encoding sulfatase-like hydrolase/transferase — translated: MQCLGFKGTQTPNIDRLAARGTAFARAYCQSPICTPSRTSFLTGLYPIAHQVHQNGAGTFPSHLVLLPKLMANAGYYTGHIGKLHLSATRGMIEKRPDDGFAEFYWSPEPFPEWSGNHDYHAWMWSKGINPEAYFKPYLDQHYGPGPAAEYRQARWAGDRAERFIKMHSDRSWYLGVNIDAPHPPLNPPPDYLRRFNPNDMPDPAFKPIDLEHQKKFERVDQQAKFAVDPWHAATDAGEAHNDELAGPTHEAPPTKFNIWEMRAAYHAEVAQVDDLVGRILDTLTETGQLDRTIIVFMSDHGDMMGDHGLLYKGCRFYEGVVHVPLVISVPGSPAQGSVSNALVELVDIAPTLLSLSGLEVPKAMQGLSLDQMLLGNTSLDCHKPYVVSEYHNSLRFRGSRGSRASMYYDGRHKLNVYHDVGIGELFDHKEDPNEHYDLWDSHHHRGLKYDLLGRSFSAMMLRSGSGPERIEDY